From one Eptesicus fuscus isolate TK198812 chromosome 21, DD_ASM_mEF_20220401, whole genome shotgun sequence genomic stretch:
- the LOC129147042 gene encoding zinc finger protein 234-like isoform X3: MSVFKEPVTFQDVAVVFTEEELGLLDAAQRKLYRDVMLENFRNLVSVGHQPFRQDILDLEREERLWMMKTSPQLERNSGKSNQSELRTVPDRGLHEELSCWQIWQQAINDLTRCQDSMTNSSPFHKQGDSPCQVGAGLTTIHVGQKPYQCNECKKIFRDLSTFDLHQQVHSKEKSHVCSECGKGFCYRSGLHIHQRVHLGEKRYKCDNDCGMEFSQSSHLQNHEKVHMVEKPFKCEECGKGFSRRSALTIHCKLHMGKKPFNCEDCGRAFSQASHLQDHQRVHTGEKPFKCDVCGKSFSRNSHLQSHQRVHTGEKPYKCEECGKGFICSSNLYIHQRVHTGEKPYKCEECGKGFSRPSSLQAHRGVHTGEKSYICHVCGKGFTLSSNLQAHQRVHTGEKPYKCNECGKSFRRNSHYQVHLVVHTGEKPYKCDICGKGFSQSSYLQIHQKAHRIEKPYKCEACGQGFNQSSRLQVHQLVHTGEKPYKCEECGKGFSRRADLKIHCRIHTGEKPYNCEECGKVFRQASNLLAHQRVHSGEKPFRCDECGKSFGRSSHLQAHQKVHTGEKPYKCEECGKGFKWSLNLDMHQRVHTGEKPYKCGECGKYFSQASSLQLHQSVHTGEKPYKCDACGKVFSRPSQLQSHQRIHTGEKPYKCEICGKSFSWRSNLTIHHRIHAGNKSSKSDSAGKNMRGSTQVKCFIK, encoded by the exons atgagcgtGTTCAAG GAGCCGGTGACCTTCCAGGACGTGGCTGTGGTCTTCACcgaggaggagctggggctgcTGGACGCTGCCCAGAGGAAGCTGTACCgagatgtgatgctggagaacttccGGAACCTGGTCTCAGTGG GACATCAGCCCTTCAGACAAGATATATTAGAtctagaaagagaagagaggctTTGGATGATGAAGACATCACCCCAGTTGGAGAGAAATTCAG GCAAGAGCAATCAAAGTGAGTTGAGGACTGTTCCAGACAGAGGACTACATGAAGAGCTTTCCTGCTGGCAGATCTGGCAGCAGGCTATAAATGACTTAACCAGGTGTCAGGACTCCATGACAAATAGTTCTCCATTCCACAAACAAGGTGATTCCCCCTGTCAGGTTGGGGCAGGACTGACTAC GATTCATGTGGGACAAAAACCTTACCAGTGTAATGAGTGTAAAAAAATCTTCAGGGATCTCTCCACCTTTGATCTTCATCAGCAAGTACACTCAAAGGAGAAGTCGCATGTATGTAGTGAGTGTGGAAAAGGCTTCTGTTATAGATCAGGTCTTCATATTCATCAGAGAGTTCACCTGGGAGAAAAAAGGTATAAGTGTGATAATGATTGTGGTATGGAATTCAGTCAAAGCTCACATCTGCAAAATCATGAGAAAGTCCACATGGTAGAGAAACCATTCAAATGTGAGGAATGTGGGAAAGGCTTCAGTCGTAGATCTGCACTTACTATTCATTGTAAATTACACATGGGAAAGAAACCATTTAATTGTGAGGACTGTGGGAGGGCCTTCAGTCAGGCCTCTCATCTTCAGGACCATCAGAGAGTCCACACCGGGGAGAAGCCATTCAAATGTGATGTGTGTGGTAAGAGCTTCAGTAGGAACTCACATCTTCAGTCCCACcagagagttcatacaggagagaaaccatATAAATGTGAAGAGTGTGGGAAGGGCTTCATCTGCAGCTCAAATCTATACATTCATCAGAgggttcacacaggagaaaaaccCTACAAATGTGAGGAATGTGGTAAAGGCTTTAGTCGGCCCTCAAGTCTGCAGGCCCATCGGggagtccacactggagagaaatcATACATATGTCATGTGTGTGGTAAAGGCTTTACTCTGAGTTCAAATCTTCAAGCCCATCAGagagtccacactggagagaaaccatacAAGTGCAATGAGTGTGGGAAGAGCTTCCGGAGGAACTCCCACTATCAAGTTCATCTGGTGgtccacacaggagagaaaccctataaatgtgaCATATGTGGGAAGGGCTTCAGTCAGAGTTCATATCTTCAAATCCATCAGAAGGCTCACAGGATAGAGAAACCTTATAAGTGTGAAGCGTGCGGGCAGGGCTTCAATCAGAGCTCACGACTTCAGGTTCACCAGCTGGTCCATACTGGGGAGAAACCATACAAATGTGAAGAATGCGGGAAAGGATTCAGTCGTAGAGCAGATCTTAAAATCCATTGTAGAATCCACACAGGAGAGAAGCCATATAATTGTGAGGAGTGTGGGAAGGTCTTCAGGCAGGCCTCAAATCTTTTGGCCCATCAGAGAGTCCACAGTGGGGAAAAGCCATTCAGATGTGATGAGTGTGGGAAGAGCTTTGGTCGGAGTTCACACCTTCAAGCCCATCAAaaagtccacactggagaaaagccgtaCAAATGTGAGGAGTGTGGGAAGGGTTTTAAGTGGAGCTTGAATCTTGACATGCATCAGAGGGTCCACACGGGAGAGAAACCATATAAGTGTGGGGAGTGTGGTAAGTACTTCAGTCAGGCCTCGAGTCTTCAGCTTCATCAGAgtgtccacactggagagaaaccatacAAGTGTGATGCGTGTGGTAAAGTCTTTAGTCGGCCTTCACAGCTGCAGTCTcaccagagaattcacactggggAGAAACCTTATAAGTGTGAGATATGTGGTAAGAGCTTCAGTTGGAGATCAAATCTTACAATTCATCACAGAATTCATGCTGGTAATAAGTCCTCTAAAAGTGATAGTGCTGGTAAGAACATGAGAGGGTCAACACaggtaaaatgttttataaagtga
- the LOC129147042 gene encoding zinc finger protein 234-like isoform X4 has translation MSVFKEPVTFQDVAVVFTEEELGLLDAAQRKLYRDVMLENFRNLVSVGHQPFRQDILDLEREERLWMMKTSPQLERNSGKSNQSELRTVPDRGLHEELSCWQIWQQAINDLTRCQDSMTNSSPFHKQGDSPCQVGAGLNVIHVGQKPYQCNECKKIFRDLSTFDLHQQVHSKEKSHVCSECGKGFCYRSGLHIHQRVHLGEKRYKCDNDCGMEFSQSSHLQNHEKVHMVEKPFKCEECGKGFSRRSALTIHCKLHMGKKPFNCEDCGRAFSQASHLQDHQRVHTGEKPFKCDVCGKSFSRNSHLQSHQRVHTGEKPYKCEECGKGFICSSNLYIHQRVHTGEKPYKCEECGKGFSRPSSLQAHRGVHTGEKSYICHVCGKGFTLSSNLQAHQRVHTGEKPYKCNECGKSFRRNSHYQVHLVVHTGEKPYKCDICGKGFSQSSYLQIHQKAHRIEKPYKCEACGQGFNQSSRLQVHQLVHTGEKPYKCEECGKGFSRRADLKIHCRIHTGEKPYNCEECGKVFRQASNLLAHQRVHSGEKPFRCDECGKSFGRSSHLQAHQKVHTGEKPYKCEECGKGFKWSLNLDMHQRVHTGEKPYKCGECGKYFSQASSLQLHQSVHTGEKPYKCDACGKVFSRPSQLQSHQRIHTGEKPYKCEICGKSFSWRSNLTIHHRIHAGNKSSKSDSAGKNMRGSTQVKCFIK, from the exons atgagcgtGTTCAAG GAGCCGGTGACCTTCCAGGACGTGGCTGTGGTCTTCACcgaggaggagctggggctgcTGGACGCTGCCCAGAGGAAGCTGTACCgagatgtgatgctggagaacttccGGAACCTGGTCTCAGTGG GACATCAGCCCTTCAGACAAGATATATTAGAtctagaaagagaagagaggctTTGGATGATGAAGACATCACCCCAGTTGGAGAGAAATTCAG GCAAGAGCAATCAAAGTGAGTTGAGGACTGTTCCAGACAGAGGACTACATGAAGAGCTTTCCTGCTGGCAGATCTGGCAGCAGGCTATAAATGACTTAACCAGGTGTCAGGACTCCATGACAAATAGTTCTCCATTCCACAAACAAGGTGATTCCCCCTGTCAGGTTGGGGCAGGACT TAATGTGATTCATGTGGGACAAAAACCTTACCAGTGTAATGAGTGTAAAAAAATCTTCAGGGATCTCTCCACCTTTGATCTTCATCAGCAAGTACACTCAAAGGAGAAGTCGCATGTATGTAGTGAGTGTGGAAAAGGCTTCTGTTATAGATCAGGTCTTCATATTCATCAGAGAGTTCACCTGGGAGAAAAAAGGTATAAGTGTGATAATGATTGTGGTATGGAATTCAGTCAAAGCTCACATCTGCAAAATCATGAGAAAGTCCACATGGTAGAGAAACCATTCAAATGTGAGGAATGTGGGAAAGGCTTCAGTCGTAGATCTGCACTTACTATTCATTGTAAATTACACATGGGAAAGAAACCATTTAATTGTGAGGACTGTGGGAGGGCCTTCAGTCAGGCCTCTCATCTTCAGGACCATCAGAGAGTCCACACCGGGGAGAAGCCATTCAAATGTGATGTGTGTGGTAAGAGCTTCAGTAGGAACTCACATCTTCAGTCCCACcagagagttcatacaggagagaaaccatATAAATGTGAAGAGTGTGGGAAGGGCTTCATCTGCAGCTCAAATCTATACATTCATCAGAgggttcacacaggagaaaaaccCTACAAATGTGAGGAATGTGGTAAAGGCTTTAGTCGGCCCTCAAGTCTGCAGGCCCATCGGggagtccacactggagagaaatcATACATATGTCATGTGTGTGGTAAAGGCTTTACTCTGAGTTCAAATCTTCAAGCCCATCAGagagtccacactggagagaaaccatacAAGTGCAATGAGTGTGGGAAGAGCTTCCGGAGGAACTCCCACTATCAAGTTCATCTGGTGgtccacacaggagagaaaccctataaatgtgaCATATGTGGGAAGGGCTTCAGTCAGAGTTCATATCTTCAAATCCATCAGAAGGCTCACAGGATAGAGAAACCTTATAAGTGTGAAGCGTGCGGGCAGGGCTTCAATCAGAGCTCACGACTTCAGGTTCACCAGCTGGTCCATACTGGGGAGAAACCATACAAATGTGAAGAATGCGGGAAAGGATTCAGTCGTAGAGCAGATCTTAAAATCCATTGTAGAATCCACACAGGAGAGAAGCCATATAATTGTGAGGAGTGTGGGAAGGTCTTCAGGCAGGCCTCAAATCTTTTGGCCCATCAGAGAGTCCACAGTGGGGAAAAGCCATTCAGATGTGATGAGTGTGGGAAGAGCTTTGGTCGGAGTTCACACCTTCAAGCCCATCAAaaagtccacactggagaaaagccgtaCAAATGTGAGGAGTGTGGGAAGGGTTTTAAGTGGAGCTTGAATCTTGACATGCATCAGAGGGTCCACACGGGAGAGAAACCATATAAGTGTGGGGAGTGTGGTAAGTACTTCAGTCAGGCCTCGAGTCTTCAGCTTCATCAGAgtgtccacactggagagaaaccatacAAGTGTGATGCGTGTGGTAAAGTCTTTAGTCGGCCTTCACAGCTGCAGTCTcaccagagaattcacactggggAGAAACCTTATAAGTGTGAGATATGTGGTAAGAGCTTCAGTTGGAGATCAAATCTTACAATTCATCACAGAATTCATGCTGGTAATAAGTCCTCTAAAAGTGATAGTGCTGGTAAGAACATGAGAGGGTCAACACaggtaaaatgttttataaagtga
- the LOC129147042 gene encoding zinc finger protein 226-like isoform X1: MSVFKEPVTFQDVAVVFTEEELGLLDAAQRKLYRDVMLENFRNLVSVGHQPFRQDILDLEREERLWMMKTSPQLERNSGKSNQSELRTVPDRGLHEELSCWQIWQQAINDLTRCQDSMTNSSPFHKQGDSPCQVGAGLTTPISEEENYLLNQKMNGPSDTGNPEFQTWRAQGFWRKTSLTESQNYQNRYQQYSMKGKSCQHKWDVNTSSWVSHRLDDCAIHRSEKSCRHNNYERDSMKISTLDLNNVIHVGQKPYQCNECKKIFRDLSTFDLHQQVHSKEKSHVCSECGKGFCYRSGLHIHQRVHLGEKRYKCDNDCGMEFSQSSHLQNHEKVHMVEKPFKCEECGKGFSRRSALTIHCKLHMGKKPFNCEDCGRAFSQASHLQDHQRVHTGEKPFKCDVCGKSFSRNSHLQSHQRVHTGEKPYKCEECGKGFICSSNLYIHQRVHTGEKPYKCEECGKGFSRPSSLQAHRGVHTGEKSYICHVCGKGFTLSSNLQAHQRVHTGEKPYKCNECGKSFRRNSHYQVHLVVHTGEKPYKCDICGKGFSQSSYLQIHQKAHRIEKPYKCEACGQGFNQSSRLQVHQLVHTGEKPYKCEECGKGFSRRADLKIHCRIHTGEKPYNCEECGKVFRQASNLLAHQRVHSGEKPFRCDECGKSFGRSSHLQAHQKVHTGEKPYKCEECGKGFKWSLNLDMHQRVHTGEKPYKCGECGKYFSQASSLQLHQSVHTGEKPYKCDACGKVFSRPSQLQSHQRIHTGEKPYKCEICGKSFSWRSNLTIHHRIHAGNKSSKSDSAGKNMRGSTQVKCFIK, translated from the exons atgagcgtGTTCAAG GAGCCGGTGACCTTCCAGGACGTGGCTGTGGTCTTCACcgaggaggagctggggctgcTGGACGCTGCCCAGAGGAAGCTGTACCgagatgtgatgctggagaacttccGGAACCTGGTCTCAGTGG GACATCAGCCCTTCAGACAAGATATATTAGAtctagaaagagaagagaggctTTGGATGATGAAGACATCACCCCAGTTGGAGAGAAATTCAG GCAAGAGCAATCAAAGTGAGTTGAGGACTGTTCCAGACAGAGGACTACATGAAGAGCTTTCCTGCTGGCAGATCTGGCAGCAGGCTATAAATGACTTAACCAGGTGTCAGGACTCCATGACAAATAGTTCTCCATTCCACAAACAAGGTGATTCCCCCTGTCAGGTTGGGGCAGGACTGACTACTCCAATTTCTGAAGAGGAAAACTACTTACTCAATCAGAAAATGAATGGTCCCAGTGACACTGGAAATCCAGAGTTTCAAACTTGGAGAGCCCAGGGTTTTTGGAGGAAAACTTCCCTGACCGAGTCACAGAATTATCAGAATAGATATCAACAATATTCCATGAAAGGTAAATCCTGTCAGCATAAATGGGATGTCAACACCAGCAGTTGGGTATCACATCGCCTTGATGATTGTGCAATACACAGAAGTGAAAAATCTTGTAGGCACAATAATTATGAAAGAGACAGCATGAAAATATCAACATTGGATCTAAATAATGTGATTCATGTGGGACAAAAACCTTACCAGTGTAATGAGTGTAAAAAAATCTTCAGGGATCTCTCCACCTTTGATCTTCATCAGCAAGTACACTCAAAGGAGAAGTCGCATGTATGTAGTGAGTGTGGAAAAGGCTTCTGTTATAGATCAGGTCTTCATATTCATCAGAGAGTTCACCTGGGAGAAAAAAGGTATAAGTGTGATAATGATTGTGGTATGGAATTCAGTCAAAGCTCACATCTGCAAAATCATGAGAAAGTCCACATGGTAGAGAAACCATTCAAATGTGAGGAATGTGGGAAAGGCTTCAGTCGTAGATCTGCACTTACTATTCATTGTAAATTACACATGGGAAAGAAACCATTTAATTGTGAGGACTGTGGGAGGGCCTTCAGTCAGGCCTCTCATCTTCAGGACCATCAGAGAGTCCACACCGGGGAGAAGCCATTCAAATGTGATGTGTGTGGTAAGAGCTTCAGTAGGAACTCACATCTTCAGTCCCACcagagagttcatacaggagagaaaccatATAAATGTGAAGAGTGTGGGAAGGGCTTCATCTGCAGCTCAAATCTATACATTCATCAGAgggttcacacaggagaaaaaccCTACAAATGTGAGGAATGTGGTAAAGGCTTTAGTCGGCCCTCAAGTCTGCAGGCCCATCGGggagtccacactggagagaaatcATACATATGTCATGTGTGTGGTAAAGGCTTTACTCTGAGTTCAAATCTTCAAGCCCATCAGagagtccacactggagagaaaccatacAAGTGCAATGAGTGTGGGAAGAGCTTCCGGAGGAACTCCCACTATCAAGTTCATCTGGTGgtccacacaggagagaaaccctataaatgtgaCATATGTGGGAAGGGCTTCAGTCAGAGTTCATATCTTCAAATCCATCAGAAGGCTCACAGGATAGAGAAACCTTATAAGTGTGAAGCGTGCGGGCAGGGCTTCAATCAGAGCTCACGACTTCAGGTTCACCAGCTGGTCCATACTGGGGAGAAACCATACAAATGTGAAGAATGCGGGAAAGGATTCAGTCGTAGAGCAGATCTTAAAATCCATTGTAGAATCCACACAGGAGAGAAGCCATATAATTGTGAGGAGTGTGGGAAGGTCTTCAGGCAGGCCTCAAATCTTTTGGCCCATCAGAGAGTCCACAGTGGGGAAAAGCCATTCAGATGTGATGAGTGTGGGAAGAGCTTTGGTCGGAGTTCACACCTTCAAGCCCATCAAaaagtccacactggagaaaagccgtaCAAATGTGAGGAGTGTGGGAAGGGTTTTAAGTGGAGCTTGAATCTTGACATGCATCAGAGGGTCCACACGGGAGAGAAACCATATAAGTGTGGGGAGTGTGGTAAGTACTTCAGTCAGGCCTCGAGTCTTCAGCTTCATCAGAgtgtccacactggagagaaaccatacAAGTGTGATGCGTGTGGTAAAGTCTTTAGTCGGCCTTCACAGCTGCAGTCTcaccagagaattcacactggggAGAAACCTTATAAGTGTGAGATATGTGGTAAGAGCTTCAGTTGGAGATCAAATCTTACAATTCATCACAGAATTCATGCTGGTAATAAGTCCTCTAAAAGTGATAGTGCTGGTAAGAACATGAGAGGGTCAACACaggtaaaatgttttataaagtga
- the LOC129147042 gene encoding zinc finger protein 226-like isoform X2: MSVFKEPVTFQDVAVVFTEEELGLLDAAQRKLYRDVMLENFRNLVSVGHQPFRQDILDLEREERLWMMKTSPQLERNSGKSNQSELRTVPDRGLHEELSCWQIWQQAINDLTRCQDSMTNSSPFHKQGDSPCQVGAGLTTPISEEENYLLNQKMNGPSDTGNPEFQTWRAQGFWRKTSLTESQNYQNRYQQYSMKGKSCQHKWDVNTSSWVSHRLDDCAIHRSEKSCRHNNYERDSMKISTLDLNNVIHVGQKPYQCNECKKIFRDLSTFDLHQQVHSKEKSHVCSECGKGFCYRSGLHIHQRVHLGEKRYKCDNDCGMEFSQSSHLQNHEKVHMVEKPFKCEECGKGFSRRSALTIHCKLHMGKKPFNCEDCGRAFSQASHLQDHQRVHTGEKPFKCDVCGKSFSRNSHLQSHQRVHTGEKPYKCEECGKGFICSSNLYIHQRVHTGEKPYKCEECGKGFTLSSNLQAHQRVHTGEKPYKCNECGKSFRRNSHYQVHLVVHTGEKPYKCDICGKGFSQSSYLQIHQKAHRIEKPYKCEACGQGFNQSSRLQVHQLVHTGEKPYKCEECGKGFSRRADLKIHCRIHTGEKPYNCEECGKVFRQASNLLAHQRVHSGEKPFRCDECGKSFGRSSHLQAHQKVHTGEKPYKCEECGKGFKWSLNLDMHQRVHTGEKPYKCGECGKYFSQASSLQLHQSVHTGEKPYKCDACGKVFSRPSQLQSHQRIHTGEKPYKCEICGKSFSWRSNLTIHHRIHAGNKSSKSDSAGKNMRGSTQVKCFIK; the protein is encoded by the exons atgagcgtGTTCAAG GAGCCGGTGACCTTCCAGGACGTGGCTGTGGTCTTCACcgaggaggagctggggctgcTGGACGCTGCCCAGAGGAAGCTGTACCgagatgtgatgctggagaacttccGGAACCTGGTCTCAGTGG GACATCAGCCCTTCAGACAAGATATATTAGAtctagaaagagaagagaggctTTGGATGATGAAGACATCACCCCAGTTGGAGAGAAATTCAG GCAAGAGCAATCAAAGTGAGTTGAGGACTGTTCCAGACAGAGGACTACATGAAGAGCTTTCCTGCTGGCAGATCTGGCAGCAGGCTATAAATGACTTAACCAGGTGTCAGGACTCCATGACAAATAGTTCTCCATTCCACAAACAAGGTGATTCCCCCTGTCAGGTTGGGGCAGGACTGACTACTCCAATTTCTGAAGAGGAAAACTACTTACTCAATCAGAAAATGAATGGTCCCAGTGACACTGGAAATCCAGAGTTTCAAACTTGGAGAGCCCAGGGTTTTTGGAGGAAAACTTCCCTGACCGAGTCACAGAATTATCAGAATAGATATCAACAATATTCCATGAAAGGTAAATCCTGTCAGCATAAATGGGATGTCAACACCAGCAGTTGGGTATCACATCGCCTTGATGATTGTGCAATACACAGAAGTGAAAAATCTTGTAGGCACAATAATTATGAAAGAGACAGCATGAAAATATCAACATTGGATCTAAATAATGTGATTCATGTGGGACAAAAACCTTACCAGTGTAATGAGTGTAAAAAAATCTTCAGGGATCTCTCCACCTTTGATCTTCATCAGCAAGTACACTCAAAGGAGAAGTCGCATGTATGTAGTGAGTGTGGAAAAGGCTTCTGTTATAGATCAGGTCTTCATATTCATCAGAGAGTTCACCTGGGAGAAAAAAGGTATAAGTGTGATAATGATTGTGGTATGGAATTCAGTCAAAGCTCACATCTGCAAAATCATGAGAAAGTCCACATGGTAGAGAAACCATTCAAATGTGAGGAATGTGGGAAAGGCTTCAGTCGTAGATCTGCACTTACTATTCATTGTAAATTACACATGGGAAAGAAACCATTTAATTGTGAGGACTGTGGGAGGGCCTTCAGTCAGGCCTCTCATCTTCAGGACCATCAGAGAGTCCACACCGGGGAGAAGCCATTCAAATGTGATGTGTGTGGTAAGAGCTTCAGTAGGAACTCACATCTTCAGTCCCACcagagagttcatacaggagagaaaccatATAAATGTGAAGAGTGTGGGAAGGGCTTCATCTGCAGCTCAAATCTATACATTCATCAGAgggttcacacaggagaaaaaccCTACAAATGTGAGGAATGTGGTAAAG GCTTTACTCTGAGTTCAAATCTTCAAGCCCATCAGagagtccacactggagagaaaccatacAAGTGCAATGAGTGTGGGAAGAGCTTCCGGAGGAACTCCCACTATCAAGTTCATCTGGTGgtccacacaggagagaaaccctataaatgtgaCATATGTGGGAAGGGCTTCAGTCAGAGTTCATATCTTCAAATCCATCAGAAGGCTCACAGGATAGAGAAACCTTATAAGTGTGAAGCGTGCGGGCAGGGCTTCAATCAGAGCTCACGACTTCAGGTTCACCAGCTGGTCCATACTGGGGAGAAACCATACAAATGTGAAGAATGCGGGAAAGGATTCAGTCGTAGAGCAGATCTTAAAATCCATTGTAGAATCCACACAGGAGAGAAGCCATATAATTGTGAGGAGTGTGGGAAGGTCTTCAGGCAGGCCTCAAATCTTTTGGCCCATCAGAGAGTCCACAGTGGGGAAAAGCCATTCAGATGTGATGAGTGTGGGAAGAGCTTTGGTCGGAGTTCACACCTTCAAGCCCATCAAaaagtccacactggagaaaagccgtaCAAATGTGAGGAGTGTGGGAAGGGTTTTAAGTGGAGCTTGAATCTTGACATGCATCAGAGGGTCCACACGGGAGAGAAACCATATAAGTGTGGGGAGTGTGGTAAGTACTTCAGTCAGGCCTCGAGTCTTCAGCTTCATCAGAgtgtccacactggagagaaaccatacAAGTGTGATGCGTGTGGTAAAGTCTTTAGTCGGCCTTCACAGCTGCAGTCTcaccagagaattcacactggggAGAAACCTTATAAGTGTGAGATATGTGGTAAGAGCTTCAGTTGGAGATCAAATCTTACAATTCATCACAGAATTCATGCTGGTAATAAGTCCTCTAAAAGTGATAGTGCTGGTAAGAACATGAGAGGGTCAACACaggtaaaatgttttataaagtga